The Methanolacinia petrolearia DSM 11571 genome has a segment encoding these proteins:
- a CDS encoding EMC6-like membrane protein: MSENQKIITGVSMVEEKQLDINNEEEIKKSPTDKVDGHRERMLRTGIACFMGMLTGILSYVIIGNPSVSPGESLSILGWLFLLAGIVFQKHIFMVFKIDYTKLGGKDWFYQAFMTFAFWFISWTILLSLQ, translated from the coding sequence TTGTCTGAAAACCAAAAAATAATCACTGGTGTCTCGATGGTCGAGGAGAAACAACTGGATATCAATAACGAAGAGGAAATAAAGAAAAGCCCCACAGATAAGGTCGACGGCCACAGGGAGCGCATGCTCAGGACGGGCATCGCCTGCTTCATGGGTATGTTAACCGGAATACTTTCATATGTCATAATTGGAAATCCGTCGGTTTCCCCCGGAGAAAGTCTATCGATTCTCGGATGGCTGTTTCTGCTTGCCGGAATAGTATTCCAGAAACACATCTTCATGGTGTTTAAGATCGATTATACCAAACTGGGAGGAAAGGACTGGTTCTACCAGGCATTCATGACTTTTGCCTTCTGGTTCATATCATGGACGATTCTTCTTTCATTACAATAA
- the rqcH gene encoding ribosome rescue protein RqcH produces the protein MATQQGMSSIDIRTMLYEIRERLPLWIGKIYQYNTNSFGFRLNGEDKSKYNFLVECGRRAHLTDNLPDAPQNPSGYSMFLRKYISGGRVLDIKQYGLQRIFIIKIGKTEKEYNLIFELFNEGNAVLCDENFIVINPLKRLHFRDREIVSGTEYIFPESGTDDITIESIRTVLENSERDLVRTLASNFLLGGRYAEEVCRTAGYDKTMNPAEAEPQTILNAIEELLSRGTNAVITKSGCWPYPLPGEEPVSSFSSFNDALSAYFPLPQSAAKDAKKEKLPKSEIIRRRQQEAIVNFEKKIAELQEKVDAIYENYQDISGIIDTLRDASSKLSWQEIEETLKNSSLPAAKSIVRIYPSESAVDVMAGGKKVKIFINENPEANANRYYGEIKKYKKKKAGALVAMEKFMPKEKQAKKRQDYKPQKKKWYHKYRWFVTSDGVLVIGGQDAGSNEDIGKKYLEGRDYFVHADVHGGSVVVVKGETENWEEVAEFAASYSNAWKAGHFNCDVYAAKPEQVSKTAESGEFVKRGAFIIRGERRYFRNIGLKVAIGLQLEPELAVIGGPESAVKKTAAYYAVLLPGKFEPNDTAKKVLRELKKMIPEEDIKDLKTVLNTESIAAFVPPGGSDIVEVVDMTKENS, from the coding sequence ATGGCAACCCAGCAGGGAATGAGCAGCATTGACATCAGGACAATGCTCTATGAAATAAGAGAAAGGTTACCCCTTTGGATCGGAAAGATCTACCAGTACAATACCAATTCCTTCGGTTTCAGGCTGAACGGGGAAGATAAATCCAAATATAATTTCCTGGTGGAATGCGGCAGAAGGGCACATCTCACAGATAATCTTCCGGATGCACCCCAGAATCCTTCGGGATACTCTATGTTCCTCCGGAAATATATCAGCGGGGGCAGGGTTCTGGATATAAAGCAGTACGGACTCCAGAGAATTTTTATTATTAAAATAGGTAAAACGGAAAAAGAATACAACCTGATATTCGAACTATTTAATGAAGGAAACGCCGTTTTGTGCGACGAAAACTTTATCGTCATAAATCCGCTGAAAAGACTGCATTTCAGGGACCGCGAGATCGTTTCCGGGACTGAGTATATCTTCCCGGAATCCGGTACTGATGACATTACGATTGAGAGCATAAGGACTGTACTTGAAAATTCAGAAAGGGATCTCGTAAGAACTCTTGCATCCAATTTTTTACTGGGAGGAAGATATGCAGAGGAGGTCTGCAGGACTGCAGGTTATGACAAGACAATGAACCCCGCTGAGGCCGAACCGCAGACGATCCTGAATGCAATAGAGGAACTTCTGTCAAGGGGCACGAATGCCGTCATCACGAAATCGGGATGCTGGCCATACCCGCTTCCGGGTGAAGAGCCGGTATCATCTTTTTCCAGCTTCAATGATGCTCTTTCGGCGTACTTCCCTCTCCCGCAATCGGCCGCGAAGGATGCAAAGAAAGAGAAACTCCCAAAGTCCGAAATTATTCGCAGAAGACAGCAGGAAGCGATAGTAAACTTCGAAAAGAAGATCGCCGAACTACAGGAGAAAGTGGATGCGATATATGAGAACTACCAGGATATTTCAGGGATCATAGACACTCTCAGGGATGCAAGTTCAAAATTATCATGGCAGGAGATCGAGGAGACACTCAAAAACAGTTCTCTTCCTGCGGCAAAATCCATCGTAAGGATCTATCCTTCAGAATCCGCAGTGGATGTCATGGCCGGCGGAAAAAAGGTAAAGATATTCATAAACGAAAATCCCGAAGCGAATGCGAACAGGTACTACGGAGAGATCAAGAAATACAAAAAGAAGAAGGCGGGCGCCCTCGTAGCGATGGAGAAGTTCATGCCGAAGGAGAAGCAGGCAAAAAAGAGGCAGGATTACAAACCCCAGAAGAAGAAATGGTATCATAAATACCGCTGGTTCGTTACAAGCGACGGTGTCCTCGTAATAGGTGGACAGGATGCAGGCAGCAACGAAGACATCGGAAAAAAATACCTCGAAGGCAGGGATTATTTCGTTCATGCCGACGTTCACGGCGGAAGCGTTGTTGTAGTTAAAGGAGAAACGGAGAATTGGGAAGAGGTTGCGGAATTCGCAGCATCCTACTCGAATGCCTGGAAAGCCGGCCATTTCAACTGCGATGTTTATGCAGCAAAACCCGAACAGGTCAGCAAGACCGCAGAATCGGGGGAATTCGTGAAGAGGGGTGCATTTATAATCCGGGGCGAGAGAAGATACTTCAGGAATATTGGCCTGAAGGTTGCAATAGGGCTTCAGCTTGAACCTGAACTTGCGGTAATCGGCGGGCCGGAGAGCGCTGTAAAAAAGACAGCCGCATACTATGCCGTGCTCCTTCCCGGAAAATTCGAGCCGAACGATACGGCCAAAAAAGTCCTGAGGGAACTGAAGAAGATGATCCCTGAAGAAGATATTAAGGATTTGAAGACTGTTCTCAATACCGAAAGCATAGCGGCCTTCGTCCCTCCTGGGGGATCGGATATTGTCGAAGTTGTGGACATGACAAAGGAGAACTCATAA
- a CDS encoding mRNA surveillance protein pelota — translation MKAEFGDIKNSFGEIRLFPENTDDLWHIGHIIRESDLVFATTFRSLDSATDKARPEKMEKKPVRLGIRVEKVEFHHNANRLRISGIIEQGLDTGFHHTINLEAGFEISVIKNWRKIDLERIDRAVKASVTGVVHIVAIEEGEAEIYRIRQFGPERFTTISGGSGKREGLDMRTGFFDEILSNLSNVTGPVVVAGPGFIKEDFMKFLEGKDRDLASRCVVADTRRIGRGAVQEVIGQGILNRISEDIQLAREVSCMDELIARISSGGNAAYGIDEVENAVAMGAADEVLVTDELIRDLRVSELLDKAENMRAKITVLSSEFEPGKQLDAFGGIAVLLRYSMG, via the coding sequence ATGAAGGCCGAGTTCGGCGATATCAAGAACTCATTCGGAGAGATCAGGCTGTTTCCAGAGAACACAGACGATCTCTGGCATATCGGCCACATCATCAGGGAGAGCGACCTCGTCTTTGCCACGACCTTCAGGAGCCTTGACTCCGCAACCGACAAGGCAAGACCGGAAAAGATGGAGAAAAAACCTGTCCGTCTCGGTATAAGAGTCGAGAAGGTAGAATTTCATCACAATGCGAACAGGCTGAGGATCAGCGGAATCATCGAGCAGGGGCTCGATACAGGATTTCACCATACTATAAATCTCGAAGCTGGATTCGAGATCTCGGTTATAAAGAACTGGAGAAAGATCGATCTTGAGAGGATAGATAGGGCCGTTAAGGCGTCAGTGACAGGAGTAGTTCATATCGTAGCGATCGAAGAAGGCGAGGCCGAGATCTACAGGATACGGCAGTTCGGCCCGGAAAGATTTACAACGATCTCCGGGGGCTCGGGAAAGCGTGAAGGACTGGATATGCGAACAGGTTTCTTCGACGAGATCTTATCAAACCTTTCGAATGTTACGGGGCCGGTTGTCGTTGCCGGTCCTGGTTTCATAAAAGAGGATTTCATGAAATTCCTCGAAGGAAAAGACAGGGATCTTGCTTCAAGATGTGTGGTCGCCGATACAAGAAGGATAGGCAGGGGTGCAGTGCAGGAAGTCATCGGCCAGGGAATCCTTAACCGGATCTCGGAAGATATCCAGCTTGCCCGTGAAGTTTCATGCATGGATGAACTTATCGCCAGGATCTCATCCGGCGGCAATGCCGCCTACGGTATTGATGAGGTTGAAAATGCAGTAGCGATGGGAGCCGCAGACGAGGTGCTTGTAACGGACGAGCTGATAAGGGATTTACGGGTCTCCGAACTGCTCGACAAAGCGGAGAATATGCGTGCAAAGATAACTGTACTCTCATCAGAATTCGAACCGGGAAAACAGCTCGATGCTTTCGGCGGAATCGCAGTTCTGCTAAGGTACTCCATGGGCTGA
- a CDS encoding FKBP-type peptidyl-prolyl cis-trans isomerase: MSIKEGDFVKINYTGSVDGNIFDTTYEEVAKEDGSYIEEKTYKPITICVGGNHVIPGLDEDLVDKEIGQEYEITIAPEKAYGERDDNLVKSVNVKDFKEKPTVGMRVTSEGRQGFVTNVIGSRAVVDFNHMLAGKTLQYKYTIEEVVEDPVEKAESVLDLFTGREFEATLEDGKLTIILPPGITYDQRWMMGKGMCVHQIFEYVDGIEEIELKETFKKPKNDAEPEPVTESPEPAEE, encoded by the coding sequence ATGTCAATAAAAGAAGGCGATTTTGTAAAAATAAATTATACCGGCAGCGTTGACGGAAATATCTTCGATACGACCTATGAGGAGGTCGCAAAGGAAGACGGCAGCTATATCGAGGAGAAGACCTACAAGCCGATTACAATTTGTGTCGGAGGGAACCACGTAATCCCCGGTCTTGACGAAGACCTTGTCGACAAGGAGATCGGCCAGGAGTACGAGATCACAATCGCCCCCGAGAAGGCATACGGCGAAAGGGACGATAATCTTGTAAAATCGGTCAATGTAAAGGACTTCAAAGAGAAGCCCACCGTCGGAATGCGTGTGACTTCAGAAGGCCGCCAGGGATTCGTTACAAACGTAATCGGTTCACGTGCAGTAGTTGATTTCAACCACATGCTCGCCGGAAAGACACTCCAGTACAAGTATACAATCGAGGAAGTTGTCGAGGATCCTGTAGAAAAAGCCGAATCTGTTCTTGATCTCTTCACAGGTCGTGAATTTGAGGCAACTCTCGAAGATGGAAAGCTCACGATCATCCTCCCGCCGGGAATTACCTACGACCAGAGATGGATGATGGGCAAGGGAATGTGTGTTCACCAGATCTTCGAATATGTAGATGGTATCGAAGAGATAGAACTCAAGGAAACATTCAAAAAACCTAAAAATGATGCAGAACCGGAACCCGTAACCGAGTCCCCGGAACCTGCCGAAGAATAA
- the cyaB gene encoding class IV adenylate cyclase — MFEVEAKIKVGSTGPIRTRLIEKGAVFDKKSRQTDTYFNSPFRDFAKSDEALRIRSEDGFSEITYKGPKVQGTGAKAREEFNVEVSDPKNLAEILTKIGFYRSAEVFKTREEFRFMETNVALDRVDNLGEFVEIEVITDDRESALEKIETVRKELEITGDHIPESYLEMILAKGNE; from the coding sequence ATGTTTGAAGTAGAGGCCAAGATAAAAGTCGGTTCTACAGGCCCGATCAGAACCAGACTAATAGAAAAGGGAGCGGTATTCGATAAAAAAAGCAGGCAGACAGATACCTACTTCAACTCACCATTCAGAGACTTCGCCAAATCTGATGAGGCACTTCGGATACGCAGCGAGGACGGGTTTTCGGAGATCACATACAAAGGTCCGAAGGTCCAGGGAACCGGAGCAAAGGCAAGGGAGGAATTCAATGTCGAGGTTTCAGATCCAAAAAACCTGGCAGAAATTCTCACGAAAATCGGTTTTTATAGAAGTGCCGAAGTTTTCAAGACAAGAGAAGAGTTCAGGTTTATGGAGACAAACGTTGCTCTTGACAGGGTCGACAATCTCGGCGAGTTTGTCGAGATAGAGGTGATAACGGATGACAGGGAGTCCGCACTCGAAAAAATAGAAACGGTCAGGAAGGAACTTGAGATTACAGGAGATCATATTCCCGAATCCTATCTTGAGATGATCCTTGCCAAAGGAAATGAATAA
- a CDS encoding metallophosphoesterase family protein, protein MMRILVLTDLHGQYGKLNSFLELDPDMVIISGDFTDPDGPFEPALGMLEQIDVPCFAVPGNCDSRETVNYLEDSNAVSLHGSSLELGKITLVGIGGSNPTPFGTPFELSEEEIDEILTKAKKGTKNNVHNILVCHAPPEGTLDSVGDANVGSSSIRKHMKGFDLVCCGHIHDDLGIKEVDGTVIVNPGPAFEGKCAIVTLGDEPKDIRVEILSV, encoded by the coding sequence ATGATGAGAATCCTTGTGCTGACCGATCTTCATGGTCAATATGGGAAATTAAATTCCTTTCTTGAACTTGACCCTGATATGGTGATAATTTCCGGGGACTTCACCGATCCCGACGGTCCATTCGAACCTGCGCTTGGAATGCTTGAACAGATCGATGTGCCGTGTTTTGCAGTTCCTGGAAACTGCGACAGCAGGGAGACTGTTAATTATCTTGAAGATTCTAATGCGGTTTCGCTTCATGGCTCGTCGCTGGAGCTGGGCAAGATAACTCTAGTCGGTATAGGGGGATCCAATCCGACTCCTTTCGGGACTCCATTTGAACTCTCTGAAGAAGAGATTGATGAAATTTTAACAAAGGCAAAGAAGGGAACAAAGAATAACGTTCACAATATACTTGTCTGTCACGCCCCACCCGAAGGAACGCTTGACAGTGTAGGTGATGCAAATGTCGGAAGTTCGAGCATCAGAAAGCATATGAAAGGATTCGATCTCGTCTGCTGCGGGCATATCCATGACGATCTGGGAATAAAGGAGGTAGACGGAACGGTAATTGTCAATCCCGGCCCTGCATTCGAAGGAAAGTGTGCGATTGTCACCCTGGGCGATGAGCCGAAGGATATAAGGGTCGAGATTCTTTCGGTTTAA
- a CDS encoding TIGR04013 family B12-binding domain/radical SAM domain-containing protein: MIVNWRKIRWARNSFAVLYAACEKEGIILRETDGPENDITLYSLNSVDAPHYIDEIRDAKCVTIVGGPHPSALPGEMAEVADYVVVGEGEYVLPKLLKMIMSDADNFLVQQLPGVATKTGFTPNDRCVLLDYYPPFTQAKSAVEISRGCPFRCGYCQTPRLFGGCMRHRSVDEIVKASKIYTDVRFLTPNALAYGSNGREFLPEKVEKLLSSFSKDQNVYLGTFPSEVRPEFINDEAIDLIEKYCANKKIHFGAQSGSERVLSLLHRGHTCDDVIRAVELCHERGFAPVVDYIVGIPFETEEDQMATVEQMRWVSRFGKIHAHYFTPLPGTPLAGTEPSELIPEVNALLGKLSLSGKVTGHWHDAESRFFGKKQASGDL, encoded by the coding sequence ATGATAGTTAACTGGAGGAAGATCAGGTGGGCGAGAAATTCTTTTGCAGTGTTGTATGCCGCCTGCGAAAAAGAAGGAATAATCCTCCGGGAAACCGACGGTCCTGAGAATGATATTACCTTATACAGCCTGAATTCGGTTGATGCTCCTCATTATATCGACGAGATAAGGGATGCCAAATGCGTTACAATCGTCGGCGGTCCTCATCCGTCTGCACTTCCGGGGGAGATGGCTGAAGTTGCAGACTATGTTGTAGTAGGCGAGGGAGAGTATGTCCTGCCTAAACTTCTGAAGATGATAATGTCGGACGCTGATAATTTCCTAGTGCAACAGTTGCCGGGTGTGGCGACGAAAACCGGATTCACGCCAAACGATAGATGCGTTCTTCTCGATTATTATCCTCCTTTTACGCAGGCGAAGAGTGCGGTCGAGATCTCACGTGGATGCCCGTTCAGGTGCGGGTACTGCCAGACGCCGAGGCTCTTCGGGGGATGCATGAGGCACAGATCGGTCGACGAGATCGTGAAGGCATCAAAGATCTATACGGATGTGAGGTTTCTTACTCCCAATGCACTTGCTTATGGCTCGAACGGGAGGGAGTTCCTGCCGGAGAAAGTGGAAAAACTTCTTTCTTCATTTTCAAAGGATCAGAATGTCTACCTTGGAACATTCCCGAGTGAAGTCCGGCCCGAATTCATTAACGATGAGGCAATCGATCTCATCGAAAAGTACTGTGCTAATAAAAAGATTCATTTCGGGGCGCAGTCGGGAAGCGAAAGGGTTCTCTCTTTGTTGCACCGTGGTCATACGTGTGATGATGTAATTCGGGCCGTTGAGTTATGCCACGAGAGAGGCTTTGCTCCTGTTGTGGATTATATTGTCGGGATTCCGTTCGAGACAGAAGAAGACCAGATGGCGACTGTCGAACAGATGAGGTGGGTATCGCGTTTCGGGAAGATCCATGCTCATTATTTCACCCCGCTTCCTGGAACTCCCCTTGCAGGAACGGAACCGTCGGAACTTATACCGGAAGTGAACGCCCTGCTTGGGAAACTTTCCCTCTCCGGGAAAGTTACAGGGCACTGGCATGATGCCGAATCCCGTTTCTTCGGGAAAAAACAGGCTTCCGGTGATCTTTGA
- a CDS encoding TIGR04084 family radical SAM/SPASM domain-containing protein, which translates to MYYHLIVNDECNLNCSYCRGKEFFSCESDLESCDECVLLPSSPEYSPENLYSFLKKDDEPGILFYGGEPTLRPDLLMGFMDKMPSCRFSIYTNGLLIRNLPPGYIRRLDTILLSIDGDRRTTDGYRGEEVYDGLMESIKYINDSGFLGEIVARMTVAEKTNIYESVTFLADNKDYTFSSIHWQMDANFWYDYSERPGFREWIEESYNPGIARLAKKWLELIRETGIVPRWYPFCGLVYDILTGSGMAPAPMRCGAGHMNYAIQTDGNIVPCPCMVGMKGFYSGNIFDSDPKNLEKTEPGGDCLECDIAGFCGGRCLYSNVIRPWPEEGRRLVYGSVLNLKSAVESVIPEIQEMIGQGLISAEDFRINKYNGCEIIP; encoded by the coding sequence TTGTATTATCACCTTATTGTAAACGACGAGTGTAACCTGAACTGTTCTTATTGCCGTGGCAAGGAATTTTTCTCATGTGAGTCGGATTTGGAATCGTGTGACGAGTGTGTTTTGCTTCCCTCGTCCCCTGAATACAGCCCCGAGAACCTGTATTCATTCCTGAAAAAAGATGATGAGCCTGGTATACTGTTCTATGGGGGGGAACCGACCCTGAGGCCGGATCTGCTTATGGGTTTCATGGATAAGATGCCCTCATGCAGGTTTTCCATTTATACGAACGGGCTGTTGATCAGGAACTTACCTCCCGGGTACATCCGGAGACTGGATACTATACTGCTCTCGATCGACGGCGACAGGAGAACAACAGACGGTTATCGTGGAGAAGAAGTATATGACGGTTTAATGGAGTCTATCAAATATATCAATGACTCCGGTTTTTTAGGTGAGATTGTCGCGAGGATGACCGTTGCGGAGAAGACGAATATATATGAGTCGGTAACCTTCCTTGCAGACAACAAGGATTATACATTCAGTTCGATACACTGGCAGATGGATGCCAATTTCTGGTATGATTACTCCGAAAGGCCGGGATTTCGTGAATGGATCGAAGAGTCCTACAACCCGGGAATCGCCAGGCTTGCTAAAAAATGGCTTGAGCTTATAAGAGAGACCGGAATCGTTCCGCGGTGGTATCCTTTCTGCGGGCTGGTTTACGATATTCTTACGGGTTCCGGTATGGCGCCTGCTCCTATGAGATGCGGTGCGGGGCATATGAACTATGCCATACAGACCGACGGAAACATCGTTCCCTGCCCGTGCATGGTGGGGATGAAGGGCTTTTACTCCGGAAATATCTTTGATTCCGATCCGAAAAACCTGGAGAAGACAGAACCGGGTGGTGACTGCCTGGAATGCGATATCGCGGGTTTCTGCGGTGGGAGGTGCCTGTATTCGAATGTTATTCGCCCCTGGCCGGAAGAGGGAAGACGGCTGGTCTACGGGAGTGTTTTAAATCTTAAATCGGCAGTTGAATCGGTGATTCCTGAAATACAGGAGATGATCGGGCAGGGCTTAATCTCTGCTGAGGATTTCCGCATCAATAAATATAACGGGTGTGAGATAATCCCTTAG
- a CDS encoding DUF126 domain-containing protein, with translation MSFTIMARGISGGKGTGELLVSGEAISFLSGVDPETGIVIESGHPLEGKSIGGKVLAFPHGKGSTVGSYIIYALRRNGKAPSAIINIEAETIIAVGAIIADIPMVDKPEKPISEIPDGSVVTVNGDTGEIIVE, from the coding sequence ATGTCTTTTACAATTATGGCCAGGGGTATATCCGGGGGTAAGGGTACCGGCGAACTATTGGTTAGCGGTGAGGCGATCTCGTTCTTATCCGGCGTCGATCCCGAGACAGGCATTGTAATTGAATCAGGCCACCCTCTAGAAGGCAAATCCATCGGGGGAAAGGTGCTTGCGTTTCCGCACGGCAAAGGTTCGACTGTCGGGTCCTATATCATCTATGCCCTGCGTCGAAACGGGAAAGCCCCGAGTGCCATAATAAATATTGAGGCTGAAACGATTATCGCGGTCGGTGCAATAATCGCAGATATTCCCATGGTGGACAAACCCGAGAAACCGATCTCTGAGATTCCTGATGGTTCAGTCGTAACAGTAAACGGCGATACCGGCGAAATTATTGTAGAATAA
- a CDS encoding proteasome-activating nucleotidase — protein sequence MDDTLFESHENIDISKLNLQELSEQLRDLEAKLNILTRETARLEKENMQLKKENAQLKRPPLFVATVVDILDSGEIYLRQQGNNQEYITNALDAICSDLKPGMKVAVNNALQIIRTVGNTFDSRVRVMELEESPDVTFKNVGGLKNEIEEVREAVEYPLTRPEVFQRIGVEPPKGILLYGPPGTGKTLIAKAVANQANATFIRMSGSELVHKFIGEGAQMVRDLFLLARERAPSIVFIDEIDAIGSMRTHDGTSGSAEVQRTLMQLLAEMDGFDNRGDVRIMAATNRVDMLDPALLRPGRFDRVLEVSPPDSDARFEIFRIHTDNMNIGTVDLKDLVNITENATGAEIQAICREAGMFAVRRNASEITMDDFQAAISKVKNKSKSDDIMYT from the coding sequence ATGGATGACACTCTCTTCGAAAGTCACGAAAATATTGATATATCAAAGCTTAATTTACAGGAGTTAAGCGAACAGCTGCGTGACCTGGAAGCAAAACTCAATATTCTCACCCGCGAGACTGCGAGGCTTGAGAAAGAGAATATGCAACTCAAAAAGGAGAACGCACAACTCAAGCGGCCTCCTTTATTTGTTGCAACAGTAGTAGACATCCTCGATTCCGGTGAGATATATCTCAGGCAGCAGGGGAATAACCAGGAATATATTACAAATGCCCTGGACGCAATCTGCAGCGACTTAAAACCCGGGATGAAGGTTGCGGTGAACAACGCACTCCAGATTATCAGGACCGTAGGAAATACTTTCGATTCGAGAGTCAGGGTGATGGAGCTTGAAGAATCCCCTGATGTAACATTCAAAAACGTGGGCGGACTCAAGAATGAGATCGAAGAGGTAAGGGAGGCTGTAGAATACCCACTCACAAGGCCGGAAGTATTCCAGAGGATCGGTGTCGAACCGCCGAAGGGAATTCTCCTCTACGGGCCTCCGGGAACAGGAAAGACTCTCATTGCAAAGGCAGTTGCAAATCAGGCAAATGCAACCTTCATCAGGATGTCGGGCAGTGAACTTGTTCACAAGTTCATAGGAGAAGGTGCCCAGATGGTCAGGGATCTCTTCCTCCTCGCAAGGGAACGCGCCCCATCCATCGTATTCATCGACGAGATCGATGCAATCGGCAGCATGAGGACTCATGACGGAACATCGGGAAGCGCCGAGGTCCAGCGTACACTCATGCAGCTCCTTGCCGAGATGGATGGATTCGACAACCGCGGGGACGTAAGGATAATGGCGGCTACCAACCGTGTAGATATGCTTGATCCCGCACTGCTCCGGCCGGGACGATTCGACAGGGTTCTCGAAGTCTCTCCCCCGGACAGCGACGCAAGATTCGAGATCTTCAGGATACACACGGATAATATGAATATCGGAACTGTGGACCTGAAAGATCTTGTAAATATTACCGAAAATGCCACAGGTGCGGAGATCCAGGCTATATGCCGCGAGGCGGGAATGTTTGCAGTACGCAGAAACGCCTCAGAAATTACGATGGACGACTTCCAGGCAGCAATATCCAAGGTTAAAAATAAATCCAAATCCGATGACATAATGTATACCTAA
- a CDS encoding DUF5804 family protein — protein sequence MIQKEGTDLYRTLLDSETSREILRFYRPRKTECGVIIENSTLGGALSLISELNWYIRRYVAELFLEISPELYCTRDFATDVYQRSNKLKETWSFSKLISIKGGQIMDEIWMEPHSSKEDYPDILESSDYVLEVWCAEYEKEE from the coding sequence ATGATCCAAAAAGAAGGAACAGACCTCTACAGGACTCTTCTTGATTCGGAGACCAGCAGAGAGATCCTTCGTTTTTATCGCCCCAGGAAAACCGAATGCGGGGTAATTATCGAGAATTCCACACTAGGCGGTGCACTTTCGCTCATCTCCGAGCTCAATTGGTACATAAGGAGATATGTTGCCGAACTGTTTCTAGAAATTTCCCCTGAACTGTATTGTACAAGGGATTTTGCAACCGATGTCTACCAGAGAAGCAATAAACTGAAAGAGACATGGAGCTTCTCCAAACTTATATCCATAAAGGGCGGTCAGATCATGGACGAGATCTGGATGGAGCCCCATTCATCAAAAGAGGATTATCCCGATATTCTGGAATCATCTGATTACGTTCTGGAAGTCTGGTGTGCTGAATACGAAAAAGAAGAGTAA